From Gimesia panareensis, the proteins below share one genomic window:
- a CDS encoding Gfo/Idh/MocA family protein, which yields MIRIGIIGVGFMGMAHFEGAKKLKGAKVTAISTRDPKKLAGDWSSIEGNFGPRGGQVDLSKIKQYSDYHELLADPDIDLVDICLPTQMHEKVALDSINAGKHTLVEKPIAIDLKAANRMVKAAEKAGVQFMVAQVLPFFPEFQFAVECVRSQKYGKLLAAHFRRVMAPPKWSENIEDFQKLGGWGIDLHIHDNHLISLMCGVPRKVTSRGIENKGYINHVHTVYDYDDPNLAISCVSGGIATRGLEFAHGFELYFEEATVLFGAGTMGVGKNKEWVVSQPLTLITKSGQLKHPKLKGGDAWCAAFTLELQAAVNALQSGEEPEALSGALARDALKICYAEAKSIQTGRSIPVK from the coding sequence ATGATTCGTATCGGAATAATCGGCGTTGGTTTTATGGGAATGGCTCATTTCGAAGGAGCTAAAAAACTCAAAGGAGCCAAGGTCACCGCGATATCCACTCGTGATCCCAAAAAACTGGCGGGCGACTGGAGCAGTATCGAAGGTAATTTCGGTCCCCGCGGAGGCCAGGTTGATCTTTCCAAAATAAAACAGTACAGCGATTACCATGAACTGCTGGCCGACCCGGATATTGACCTGGTCGATATTTGCCTGCCCACTCAAATGCATGAAAAGGTGGCGCTGGATTCCATTAACGCCGGCAAACATACGCTCGTCGAAAAGCCGATCGCCATCGACCTCAAAGCCGCCAACCGGATGGTCAAGGCAGCCGAAAAAGCAGGCGTTCAGTTTATGGTGGCCCAGGTTCTCCCCTTCTTCCCTGAGTTTCAGTTCGCGGTCGAGTGCGTCCGCAGCCAGAAATATGGAAAACTGCTGGCCGCCCATTTCCGTCGGGTGATGGCTCCACCCAAGTGGTCCGAAAATATTGAAGACTTCCAGAAACTGGGGGGCTGGGGCATCGACCTGCACATTCATGACAACCACCTGATCAGCCTGATGTGTGGTGTTCCCCGTAAAGTCACCTCACGCGGGATCGAAAACAAGGGTTACATCAACCACGTCCATACTGTCTACGACTACGACGATCCGAACCTGGCCATCAGCTGTGTGAGCGGTGGAATCGCGACCCGCGGCCTGGAATTCGCACACGGATTCGAACTTTATTTTGAAGAGGCCACAGTGCTGTTCGGCGCAGGCACCATGGGAGTGGGCAAGAATAAAGAATGGGTTGTCAGCCAGCCCCTGACTTTAATTACCAAGTCCGGACAGTTGAAGCATCCGAAACTGAAAGGGGGCGATGCCTGGTGTGCGGCATTCACCCTGGAACTCCAGGCTGCCGTCAATGCCCTTCAGTCGGGCGAAGAACCAGAGGCGCTCTCCGGTGCCCTGGCCCGCGACGCTCTGAAAATCTGCTACGCAGAAGCAAAAAGTATTCAAACAGGCCGATCCATTCCAGTCAAATAA
- a CDS encoding ABC transporter ATP-binding protein → MIRVQNLTRIFEAGKQDVLAVDHVSFDVESGEVYGLLGPNGAGKTTTLRMILGLLKPTSGDAEVEGFRVSTHPDEIKRRVGLVSTSAGLYQWLSPREILSFFADVYGVPAVLAEDRIEQLSELFELTSFLDRRSATLSTGQKQRVNLARSLIHDPPVMLMDEPTRGLDVVGSKVIFDYIDHLRGEGKAVIVCTHRLDEAEQLCDRFGLLHQGKKSYEGTLEELQQCTSCQTLTQIFLQLLDAPVPQPETVTATQGDLL, encoded by the coding sequence ATGATACGAGTTCAAAATCTCACACGTATATTCGAAGCCGGGAAACAGGATGTTCTGGCCGTCGATCATGTTTCTTTTGATGTTGAGTCGGGAGAGGTTTATGGCTTACTGGGACCGAATGGTGCCGGTAAAACGACCACTCTGCGGATGATTTTGGGGCTGTTGAAACCGACCAGCGGCGACGCGGAAGTCGAAGGCTTTCGGGTCTCCACGCACCCGGATGAAATCAAACGCCGGGTTGGCCTGGTCTCCACCAGCGCCGGTCTGTATCAGTGGCTGAGTCCCCGGGAAATCCTCTCCTTTTTTGCCGATGTCTACGGGGTGCCCGCGGTCCTGGCCGAGGATCGTATCGAGCAGCTCTCAGAATTGTTCGAGCTGACCTCGTTTCTGGATCGACGCTCCGCGACGCTGAGTACCGGACAGAAGCAGCGCGTGAATCTGGCACGATCTCTGATTCACGATCCCCCTGTGATGCTGATGGATGAACCGACCCGTGGACTGGATGTGGTGGGTAGTAAAGTGATCTTTGATTACATCGACCATCTGCGCGGAGAAGGTAAAGCCGTGATCGTCTGCACGCATCGTCTGGATGAAGCCGAACAGCTCTGCGACCGGTTCGGTTTATTACACCAGGGGAAGAAAAGTTACGAAGGGACCCTGGAAGAACTGCAGCAATGCACTTCCTGTCAGACATTGACCCAGATCTTTTTGCAGCTCCTCGACGCGCCAGTGCCGCAACCCGAAACCGTCACTGCGACACAGGGGGACTTGCTTTAA
- a CDS encoding carbon storage regulator has product MLVLSRKPGERIRIGDDVTLTIVRIGPNSVRLGIDAPRSMSIVREELCIDFSELPESEQLTEEPSSP; this is encoded by the coding sequence ATGCTTGTATTATCACGTAAGCCCGGCGAGCGGATTCGGATTGGCGATGATGTAACTCTGACGATTGTGCGAATCGGACCTAATTCTGTTCGCCTGGGAATTGATGCTCCCCGCAGTATGAGCATTGTTCGCGAAGAATTATGTATCGACTTTTCAGAGTTGCCCGAATCAGAGCAGTTGACTGAAGAGCCTTCTTCGCCCTAG
- a CDS encoding Gfo/Idh/MocA family protein encodes MSKQKQNRRDFLKTSAAAAAGASIPFWFNLDPASAYKFKAANDRPVVGCIGTGSRWNAVGPNAMKYGDVIAVCDVDSAHADKAHDKVRDIQGKKGNNKEVAVFEDYRKILDNPEIDIVTIVTTDHWHTKIAIEAMKAGKDVYCEKPLTLTIDEGKQIIKTLKETGRVFQVGTQQRSEMGQRFLNALGVIKEGRLGDITEVECVIGGIDPSGSIPVAEVPKTLNWEKWLGQAPMTDYRWKTGGDGRPKTRCHYEFRWWYEYSGGKMTDWGAHHVDIAQWGIGMDHSGPTQVVPISAVHPVPLKDGMPTKDDAYNVASNFEVQCTFPNDVKMKIKSDGRNGILFTGTKGRMFVSRGDLTGKPVEDLKDNPLASDTIKKLYKGRQPGDHMRNFFECVDAREQPISDVMTHHRAITTCHLANIAIRLNRSLKWDPQTEQIIGDDEANQWQSREQRKGYETNA; translated from the coding sequence GTGAGTAAACAAAAGCAGAATCGTCGCGACTTTTTGAAAACTTCTGCTGCCGCTGCCGCGGGGGCCAGCATCCCCTTCTGGTTCAATCTAGATCCTGCCAGCGCATACAAATTTAAAGCCGCCAATGATCGTCCTGTCGTCGGTTGTATCGGCACCGGAAGTCGCTGGAATGCAGTCGGCCCGAATGCGATGAAGTACGGAGACGTGATCGCCGTCTGCGATGTAGACTCAGCTCACGCCGATAAGGCTCATGACAAAGTCAGAGATATCCAGGGGAAAAAAGGGAACAACAAGGAAGTTGCTGTTTTCGAAGACTATCGGAAAATTCTGGACAACCCCGAAATTGATATCGTCACCATCGTGACCACCGATCACTGGCACACCAAGATTGCCATTGAAGCGATGAAGGCCGGAAAGGACGTCTATTGCGAAAAACCTCTGACATTGACCATCGATGAGGGGAAGCAGATCATCAAGACCCTCAAGGAGACCGGTCGCGTGTTCCAGGTAGGGACGCAGCAGCGCAGTGAAATGGGACAGCGGTTCCTGAACGCCCTCGGGGTGATCAAGGAAGGCCGTCTGGGGGATATTACCGAAGTGGAATGTGTGATCGGTGGCATTGATCCCAGCGGTTCGATTCCCGTGGCGGAAGTTCCCAAGACCCTGAACTGGGAAAAATGGCTGGGACAGGCACCAATGACCGATTACCGCTGGAAAACTGGTGGAGATGGACGTCCTAAAACCCGCTGCCACTATGAATTCCGCTGGTGGTATGAGTATTCTGGCGGAAAAATGACCGACTGGGGCGCACACCATGTGGATATTGCCCAGTGGGGCATCGGCATGGATCACTCCGGTCCCACCCAGGTGGTCCCCATTTCCGCCGTGCATCCAGTGCCTCTGAAAGACGGCATGCCTACTAAGGATGATGCCTACAATGTGGCCTCCAACTTTGAGGTACAGTGCACTTTCCCGAACGACGTCAAGATGAAGATCAAGAGTGACGGTCGAAACGGGATTCTGTTTACCGGTACCAAGGGCCGCATGTTTGTCAGCCGGGGCGATCTGACCGGAAAACCGGTCGAAGATCTCAAAGATAATCCGCTGGCCAGCGATACGATCAAGAAGTTGTATAAAGGTCGTCAGCCCGGCGATCACATGCGAAACTTCTTCGAATGTGTGGATGCCCGGGAGCAGCCGATCTCCGATGTGATGACCCATCATCGGGCCATCACCACCTGTCACCTGGCAAATATCGCCATTCGACTGAACCGGTCGCTGAAATGGGATCCGCAGACGGAGCAGATCATCGGCGATGACGAAGCCAATCAGTGGCAGAGTCGCGAACAGCGCAAAGGTTATGAAACCAACGCCTGA
- the dinB gene encoding DNA polymerase IV, translated as MRTILHVDMDAFYASIEERDHPELKGQPIIVGGQAESRGVVSAANYAAREFGVHSAMPMKTARALCPHAHYFPVRMKDYAAVSQIIQQIFHRFTPLVEPLSLDEAFLDVTGSKLLFGSGEQIAHSIKREIQESLQLIASVGVAPNKFLAKIASDADKPDGLVLVDPNRIHEFLDPLPISRIWGIGKVATKRFNQLGIQTVSQLRALEPALLTELFGEQGQHLWKLSQGIDDRPVVPERQAKSISRETTFSQDVTDLEILKAVLIELVEDVARRLRKNQLRGKTIQLKIRYDDFSTFTRASTIAQPTDITREIQETALQILEQRLPARRLSIRLIGVGVTGFDHSSRQQRSLFDEEDQQKYARLDQIKDQIADRFGFDSLKRGNRISNEAADESEETE; from the coding sequence ATGCGCACCATCCTGCACGTGGATATGGACGCTTTTTATGCGTCGATTGAAGAACGGGATCACCCGGAACTCAAAGGTCAGCCGATCATTGTCGGCGGACAGGCTGAGTCGCGGGGCGTGGTTTCCGCTGCCAACTACGCGGCCCGCGAATTTGGCGTCCACAGCGCCATGCCGATGAAAACGGCACGCGCACTCTGCCCCCATGCGCATTATTTCCCGGTCCGGATGAAAGATTATGCTGCTGTCTCCCAGATCATACAGCAGATCTTCCATCGTTTTACGCCACTGGTCGAACCTCTCTCCCTCGACGAAGCGTTCCTGGATGTCACGGGGAGCAAACTGCTGTTCGGATCGGGGGAACAGATCGCGCATTCGATTAAACGGGAAATTCAGGAATCCCTGCAGTTGATCGCTTCCGTCGGAGTCGCGCCGAATAAATTCCTCGCCAAAATCGCCAGCGATGCTGATAAACCGGATGGCCTGGTGCTAGTCGATCCGAACCGCATACATGAATTTCTCGACCCGCTCCCCATCTCCCGGATCTGGGGCATCGGCAAGGTGGCCACGAAACGATTCAATCAACTGGGGATCCAGACCGTCTCCCAGCTGCGTGCGCTCGAACCAGCTCTGCTCACGGAACTGTTCGGCGAACAGGGCCAGCACCTCTGGAAACTGTCACAGGGGATCGACGATCGTCCCGTGGTTCCCGAACGTCAAGCCAAATCCATTTCGCGGGAGACGACGTTTTCCCAGGATGTCACCGACCTGGAAATTCTCAAAGCGGTCCTGATCGAACTGGTCGAAGATGTCGCCCGCCGCCTCCGTAAAAATCAGCTGCGGGGAAAAACCATTCAACTCAAAATCAGATACGACGACTTCTCGACCTTCACGCGCGCCTCGACCATCGCGCAACCAACTGACATCACCCGGGAAATCCAGGAAACGGCCCTGCAGATACTGGAACAGCGGCTGCCGGCACGCCGTCTCTCCATCAGACTGATCGGCGTCGGCGTAACCGGCTTTGACCACAGTTCCCGGCAACAGCGTTCTCTGTTTGACGAAGAGGATCAGCAGAAATACGCCCGCCTGGATCAGATCAAAGATCAGATCGCCGACCGTTTCGGTTTCGATTCCCTGAAACGTGGGAATCGCATTTCGAATGAAGCTGCAGACGAATCAGAAGAGACCGAATAA
- a CDS encoding MBL fold metallo-hydrolase yields MLENLPLQSVKYKGLTIEGYSRAAVQSYWRIPELKLGFDLGASPWSFMGTSVYFISHAHLDHMAALPAYVARRRMMKMSPPTIYIPEEVVDPVWKMLRSWHKLDRGRMDCELIGMKDGEDIQLTREHAVTAFRTKHTVPSLGFQVWDCRKKLKPEFMGKPETEIRDARMSGTEVSEEIRVPLVCYTGDTAPAGLDHFEMAYESKVLITEMTFYRPEHRREKIHKFGHMHLDDIVERAERFQNELLILAHFSTRYHDKQVLNAVKKRVPADLYERIHLWL; encoded by the coding sequence ATGCTCGAAAATCTGCCTCTTCAATCTGTGAAATACAAAGGACTCACTATCGAGGGGTATTCCCGCGCTGCCGTTCAGAGTTACTGGAGAATCCCCGAACTCAAGCTCGGCTTTGATCTGGGGGCCAGCCCCTGGTCGTTCATGGGGACGTCGGTGTACTTCATCTCGCATGCCCACCTGGATCACATGGCGGCACTTCCCGCTTATGTGGCCCGGCGGCGGATGATGAAAATGAGTCCGCCGACGATTTATATTCCGGAAGAAGTCGTCGATCCGGTCTGGAAGATGCTCCGCAGCTGGCACAAGCTCGATCGGGGCCGCATGGACTGTGAATTAATCGGCATGAAAGACGGCGAAGACATTCAGCTGACGCGCGAACACGCCGTCACCGCGTTCCGCACGAAGCACACGGTCCCCTCGCTCGGTTTTCAGGTCTGGGACTGTCGTAAAAAACTGAAACCGGAATTCATGGGCAAGCCGGAAACGGAAATCCGCGACGCGCGGATGTCCGGTACTGAAGTCAGCGAAGAGATCCGCGTGCCGCTGGTCTGCTATACGGGAGATACAGCGCCCGCCGGTCTTGATCATTTCGAGATGGCCTACGAATCGAAAGTGCTGATCACTGAAATGACCTTCTACCGCCCCGAACACCGACGGGAGAAGATCCATAAGTTTGGTCACATGCATCTCGACGACATCGTCGAGCGCGCCGAACGATTTCAGAACGAACTGCTGATTCTCGCGCACTTCAGTACGCGCTATCATGACAAACAGGTACTCAACGCCGTCAAAAAGCGGGTCCCCGCTGACTTGTACGAACGCATCCATCTCTGGCTGTGA
- a CDS encoding ABC transporter permease subunit/CPBP intramembrane protease has product MVSPYDQDSDDRIYTPTPGFRFSGLLKKELREILRDRRTVITLILMPLLVYPLLGLLLQKFFLSQMSQLSKVEYRIILPNEAEGQLFRAVLTKGNRLLALSDSQAREKQQTTESGNQLAALQTVKPVIKFLIADNYGKNKNIEKLVREGLVDVGVRYTPIDTLQANQKRERHSGRFQIIYGAQSAHSRRVAEYVEKRLQAVRWDERDKILTRLGKSETVPFMTTLAPVKSEMSQGNSLVTFVPMILLLMTMTGAVYPAIDLTAGERERGTLETLMAAPLPRMWILCSKFFAVLTVATLTAVVNMVAMLATAYANGLEGMLFGEGLTPLVLLQILLLLLIFAAFFSAVLLCVTSFARSFKEAQAYLIPLMLISMAPGIIGLVPDLKMTLFWSVIPLANIVLLSRDFLLHQAHPALFFVSVFSTLFYGVVALSLAARIFGADTILYQSDASWSDLFKRSRRTHAAPALNNAVLCLAVLFPVFILTAAFVSRLQEFSMAMRLLISGTLTFCLFLLIPLLFAWLGGVNLKSGFRWYLPRPLACVGAVLLGFTLWPIAYEIEIFALTDFRIEILTRLFDSMKLELELVPLWIKLVSLAVLPAVCEELFFRGYLLSGLLNRFSSTRAIFLSAFLFALFHVVVRDSLFIERFFPSFFMGICLGYVNVLSRSVIPGIVLHMLHNGLLITFANFQEYFSQWEMNLQNQKHLPLVWLLVSLGFVVVGFALVWLSNRNEKPDEALVSVSPPTAG; this is encoded by the coding sequence ATGGTGTCGCCTTACGACCAGGATTCGGACGACCGGATCTATACCCCCACGCCGGGTTTTCGTTTTTCCGGGCTGTTGAAAAAAGAGCTGCGGGAAATTCTGCGCGATCGGCGGACCGTGATTACCCTGATCCTGATGCCGCTATTGGTCTATCCACTGCTCGGGCTGCTGCTGCAGAAGTTCTTCCTGAGCCAGATGAGCCAGCTCAGCAAAGTGGAATATCGAATCATCCTTCCCAATGAAGCGGAAGGACAGTTATTTCGTGCTGTCCTCACCAAAGGCAACCGGTTGCTGGCATTGAGCGACAGTCAGGCACGAGAAAAACAGCAAACCACAGAGTCGGGAAATCAGCTGGCGGCGTTACAGACCGTCAAACCGGTGATCAAGTTTCTGATCGCAGACAATTACGGGAAGAATAAGAACATTGAAAAGCTGGTCCGCGAGGGACTGGTTGACGTTGGTGTGCGATACACCCCTATCGATACTTTGCAGGCTAATCAGAAACGCGAAAGACACAGTGGGCGGTTTCAGATCATCTACGGAGCCCAGTCGGCTCACAGCAGGCGGGTTGCTGAATATGTGGAAAAACGCCTGCAGGCCGTACGCTGGGATGAACGGGACAAAATATTGACCCGGCTGGGGAAAAGCGAAACGGTTCCATTTATGACGACTCTCGCGCCAGTGAAGTCCGAAATGTCTCAGGGAAATTCCCTGGTCACTTTTGTCCCCATGATTCTGCTGCTGATGACCATGACGGGGGCCGTCTATCCTGCCATCGATCTGACGGCCGGCGAACGCGAGCGGGGAACCCTGGAAACTCTGATGGCCGCACCGCTGCCCCGGATGTGGATTCTGTGTTCCAAGTTTTTTGCCGTCCTGACGGTGGCGACTCTGACTGCGGTGGTCAATATGGTGGCGATGCTGGCGACCGCGTATGCCAATGGGCTGGAGGGTATGTTGTTCGGCGAAGGGCTCACGCCACTGGTCCTGCTGCAGATCCTGTTGCTGCTGCTGATCTTCGCTGCGTTTTTCTCGGCGGTGCTGCTGTGTGTGACCAGCTTTGCCCGCAGCTTTAAGGAAGCACAGGCGTATCTGATTCCACTCATGCTGATCTCGATGGCCCCCGGGATTATCGGACTGGTCCCCGATCTCAAGATGACGCTCTTCTGGTCGGTGATTCCGCTGGCGAATATTGTGCTGCTCAGCCGGGATTTTTTACTACATCAGGCGCATCCGGCTCTGTTTTTCGTCTCCGTGTTTTCGACCCTGTTTTACGGAGTCGTCGCGCTCAGCCTGGCAGCGCGCATTTTCGGCGCGGATACCATATTATATCAGAGCGACGCCTCCTGGAGTGATTTATTCAAGCGTTCCCGTAGGACACATGCTGCACCTGCGCTCAATAATGCCGTGCTCTGCCTGGCAGTCCTGTTTCCGGTGTTTATCCTGACGGCTGCCTTTGTCAGTCGCTTACAGGAATTCTCGATGGCGATGCGTCTCTTGATTTCAGGAACGCTGACGTTTTGTCTGTTTCTGCTGATCCCACTGTTATTTGCCTGGCTGGGGGGCGTGAATCTGAAATCGGGCTTTCGCTGGTATCTTCCCCGCCCTTTAGCCTGTGTGGGAGCCGTGCTGCTGGGATTCACGCTCTGGCCGATTGCTTATGAGATTGAAATCTTCGCGCTGACTGACTTTCGCATTGAGATCCTGACCAGACTGTTTGATTCGATGAAGCTGGAACTCGAACTGGTGCCCCTCTGGATCAAGCTGGTCAGTCTGGCCGTGCTGCCTGCGGTCTGTGAAGAACTCTTTTTCCGGGGATATCTGCTGAGTGGTCTGCTGAATCGTTTTTCGAGCACACGGGCCATTTTCCTGTCCGCATTTCTGTTTGCGTTGTTCCATGTGGTGGTGCGCGATTCTCTGTTTATTGAGCGTTTCTTTCCCAGTTTCTTTATGGGGATCTGCCTGGGGTACGTGAATGTACTCTCACGCAGCGTGATCCCGGGCATCGTGCTGCATATGTTGCACAACGGCCTGCTGATCACCTTTGCCAACTTCCAGGAATATTTTTCGCAGTGGGAAATGAATCTGCAGAACCAGAAGCATCTGCCACTGGTCTGGCTGCTGGTCTCACTTGGTTTCGTGGTAGTCGGCTTTGCGCTGGTATGGCTCAGCAATCGAAACGAGAAGCCAGATGAAGCACTGGTCAGTGTTTCGCCACCGACGGCAGGCTAA
- a CDS encoding sulfatase family protein produces MSRNLFWYLLFCLSTALLPAAEQKQPNIVVILADDFGVGDIQAHYPKNKIPTPYLDRLVQQGMSFTDAHSGSAVCTPTRYGILTGRYAWRTRLQEWVIAAYEPPLIAEQRLTYPGLLKSQGYATACIGKWHLGWNWPGPQRSQMTEKKNGQWKLTWDFTRPIQGGPVDRGFDYYFGVDLPNLPPFTFIENDRVLVEPTEKFQPDPAEGIVLPKAFTGAPSAPGWRMQKILPELTRRAVKYIEDRAEQKQPFFLYFSMTSPHEPVVPSPPFRGKSGIAPVADFVMETDWSAGQVIEAIDKAGLSDDTIVIFTADNGHSHYTGWNDLIKAGHLPSGPYRGHKGDVWEGGHRVPLVVRWPGKIEADSSSDQMVCLTDLLATSADLVGAKLPAEGAEDSLSFSSALRGTANPQPRTTLVNHSNFGEFAYRDGPWKLVYKLGGRNLEKSRGKPTIAELYNLEADIAEEQNLAPSRPEVVKRMTADLQALIDRGSSRPDQQSRNDGKITFKSTQKLRWAPAND; encoded by the coding sequence ATGTCGCGAAATCTTTTCTGGTATCTGTTGTTTTGTCTGAGTACTGCGCTGCTCCCGGCAGCGGAGCAAAAGCAGCCGAATATTGTCGTGATTCTGGCCGATGATTTTGGTGTCGGCGATATCCAGGCACACTATCCGAAAAATAAAATCCCCACGCCCTACCTGGACCGACTGGTGCAGCAGGGAATGAGTTTTACCGATGCCCACAGCGGTTCGGCGGTCTGTACTCCTACACGTTACGGGATCCTGACAGGGCGCTATGCCTGGCGGACTCGACTGCAGGAATGGGTGATTGCCGCTTACGAGCCCCCCTTGATTGCCGAACAGCGTCTAACGTATCCCGGGTTGCTCAAATCGCAGGGATACGCGACCGCCTGTATCGGGAAGTGGCACCTGGGCTGGAACTGGCCTGGTCCGCAGCGCAGCCAGATGACGGAAAAAAAGAACGGGCAGTGGAAGCTGACCTGGGATTTCACCAGACCCATTCAAGGAGGTCCCGTTGATCGGGGCTTCGATTATTACTTCGGCGTCGATCTGCCGAATCTGCCTCCATTTACCTTTATCGAAAACGACCGCGTCCTGGTCGAGCCGACGGAGAAATTTCAACCCGATCCCGCGGAAGGCATCGTCCTGCCGAAAGCCTTTACGGGAGCCCCGTCAGCGCCCGGCTGGCGGATGCAGAAGATCCTGCCCGAATTGACGCGCCGCGCGGTGAAGTACATTGAAGACCGTGCGGAGCAGAAACAGCCGTTCTTTCTGTATTTTTCGATGACCTCCCCCCACGAGCCGGTCGTTCCCTCTCCGCCCTTTCGGGGAAAAAGCGGGATCGCCCCTGTGGCCGACTTTGTGATGGAGACAGACTGGTCCGCCGGTCAGGTCATCGAGGCCATTGACAAGGCGGGACTGAGCGACGATACCATCGTGATCTTCACCGCAGACAACGGGCATTCGCACTACACGGGCTGGAATGATCTGATCAAAGCCGGCCATCTTCCCAGTGGACCCTATCGGGGACATAAAGGAGACGTCTGGGAAGGGGGGCATCGCGTGCCGCTGGTCGTGCGCTGGCCCGGCAAAATCGAAGCAGACAGCAGCAGCGACCAGATGGTCTGCCTGACGGATCTGCTCGCCACCAGTGCCGATCTGGTGGGAGCAAAACTGCCGGCCGAAGGAGCAGAAGACAGTCTCAGTTTCTCCTCGGCCCTGCGTGGAACCGCGAATCCGCAGCCGCGCACGACTCTGGTGAATCATTCTAATTTCGGTGAATTTGCCTATCGGGATGGTCCCTGGAAACTGGTGTATAAACTGGGCGGTCGTAATCTGGAGAAGTCACGTGGCAAGCCTACGATTGCCGAACTGTATAATCTGGAAGCCGATATCGCAGAAGAGCAGAACCTGGCTCCGTCGCGACCAGAGGTTGTGAAACGGATGACCGCGGATCTACAGGCGTTAATCGATCGCGGCAGCAGTCGACCCGATCAGCAGAGTCGCAATGATGGAAAAATCACTTTCAAATCGACTCAAAAATTGCGTTGGGCACCCGCGAACGACTGA
- a CDS encoding acylphosphatase, which produces MCAEPHQSDSSADQIGLRAIYEGRVQGVGFRYRTSQLAQRYPITGFVKNLADGTVELVAQAREQTVLDRFFDDMMLTFATNVTDVSIQGIPADPGRQEFTIEY; this is translated from the coding sequence ATGTGTGCTGAGCCTCATCAATCCGATTCTTCGGCGGATCAGATCGGTCTGCGCGCCATTTATGAGGGGCGTGTGCAGGGGGTTGGTTTTCGATATCGGACTTCCCAGCTGGCACAGCGGTACCCCATCACGGGGTTTGTGAAAAACCTGGCGGATGGAACCGTGGAACTGGTGGCGCAGGCCCGGGAGCAGACTGTGCTGGATCGGTTTTTCGACGACATGATGCTCACATTTGCAACGAATGTGACAGATGTATCAATTCAAGGGATTCCGGCAGATCCCGGTCGCCAGGAATTCACCATCGAATACTAG
- a CDS encoding IS4 family transposase: MANQQTNSIEACDITGLKYLDRVLPLFKRLRPEGTERDKAGNRQLFYDQYCALQLLYLFNPIVTSLRGLQQASELKKVQRKLGCPRSSLGSLSEAVRVFDPELLREIVGELIEKLPAQKPQDRRLQDLAQTLTAVDGTFLKTLPQITQACFSTRQDKGWQLHTHFEILRGIPVRMDLTDATGRKEGNEKSMLTNVLEKDRCYILDRAYEKYALFNAIVNAGSSYVCRIRGDHIFVEQESRELTAEARAAGVLEDRVGQLGSPKSRRIEHPDHPVRRITVKVTPHPKRGGRRREGASQDLVVATSLLDVPAEIIALIYQHRWQIELFFRFLKHVLGCRHLLSQNPQGIQIQTYCAMIACLLISLITGKKPTLRTYEMLCFYFSGLADEDDLINHINRLQSHETR; the protein is encoded by the coding sequence ATGGCCAATCAACAGACTAATAGCATCGAAGCTTGTGACATCACCGGTCTTAAGTATCTGGATCGGGTTCTCCCGCTGTTTAAGCGACTGCGTCCCGAGGGAACTGAACGTGACAAAGCCGGTAACCGGCAACTGTTTTACGATCAGTATTGCGCACTGCAGTTACTGTACCTGTTCAATCCGATCGTGACTTCTTTGCGCGGATTACAGCAGGCCAGTGAGCTCAAAAAAGTCCAGCGAAAACTGGGCTGCCCGCGGTCTTCTCTGGGATCCCTTTCCGAAGCGGTTCGGGTCTTTGACCCTGAACTGCTGCGGGAAATTGTAGGCGAACTGATTGAAAAACTGCCTGCCCAGAAGCCGCAGGATCGGCGTCTCCAGGATCTGGCTCAGACGCTGACTGCCGTGGATGGCACGTTCCTCAAAACACTGCCGCAGATCACTCAGGCCTGTTTTTCAACCCGCCAGGACAAAGGCTGGCAGCTGCACACTCATTTTGAAATACTGCGGGGAATCCCGGTACGCATGGATCTGACGGATGCCACCGGTCGCAAAGAAGGTAATGAAAAATCCATGCTGACTAACGTGCTGGAAAAAGATCGTTGCTACATCCTGGACCGTGCTTATGAAAAATATGCCCTGTTTAATGCGATTGTGAATGCCGGCAGCAGCTACGTGTGTCGAATTCGCGGTGATCACATTTTTGTGGAACAGGAATCCCGTGAATTGACCGCAGAGGCCAGGGCAGCGGGAGTGCTGGAAGATCGGGTAGGGCAGCTGGGGTCTCCCAAGTCACGGAGAATAGAACACCCTGATCATCCGGTGCGTCGGATTACTGTCAAAGTCACTCCGCATCCTAAACGGGGAGGACGGAGACGGGAGGGGGCAAGCCAGGATCTGGTTGTGGCAACCAGTCTGCTGGACGTGCCTGCTGAGATCATTGCGCTGATCTATCAGCACCGCTGGCAAATTGAATTGTTCTTTCGTTTTTTAAAGCATGTACTTGGCTGTCGTCACCTGCTGAGTCAGAACCCGCAGGGAATTCAGATACAGACTTATTGCGCGATGATCGCCTGTCTGTTAATCAGTCTGATTACAGGGAAAAAGCCGACGCTCCGAACATATGAAATGCTGTGTTTCTATTTCAGTGGCCTGGCGGATGAGGATGATCTGATCAACCACATCAACCGTCTGCAATCCCACGAAACCAGATAG